Genomic window (Mycolicibacterium smegmatis):
GGTACAGCAGCCATCCGGCGCCGATCAGCGCGAGGCCGAAGATCAGAAAGCCGATGTCCCACGACAGCGGGGCGCCCAGATCGTCGCGCACGTGGTGCACCCCGAGGATCTGGTGGTCGATCACGCCTTCGACGACGTTGAACACTCCCCACCCGAGCAGCAGCAGGCCGAAGTGGAACGACCACGTCGGCGCGAGGCGCCCTTGCCGCCACGACACGAGCGTCAGGATCGACCCTGCCCACACCAGAAGCCACGTGGCGACGTGGAAGAAGCCGTCGGCGATGACGTTGAGTTCGAGTCCGGCCAGCGTGTCGGTGGGTTCGGCGCCGCTGATCATGTGGTGCCACTGCAGGATCTCGTGCAGCACGATGCCGTCGACGAAACCGCCCAGACCCAGTCCCAGGAGCAGACTCGGCAACACACTGGGCTTCTTGCCGGCCACCTTGTCCGCCACCTTGTCCGCCACGGCCCCGGCATACCCCGCGATGACCGACCGAAACCC
Coding sequences:
- a CDS encoding DUF2243 domain-containing protein; its protein translation is MADKVADKVAGKKPSVLPSLLLGLGLGGFVDGIVLHEILQWHHMISGAEPTDTLAGLELNVIADGFFHVATWLLVWAGSILTLVSWRQGRLAPTWSFHFGLLLLGWGVFNVVEGVIDHQILGVHHVRDDLGAPLSWDIGFLIFGLALIGAGWLLYRRGSRPREIAVRARS